Proteins co-encoded in one Desulfitobacterium hafniense DCB-2 genomic window:
- a CDS encoding 2-isopropylmalate synthase: MKNVDNYRRGYFMPPVKSLKWAEKEYITTPPTWCSVDLRDGNQALVVPMSLEEKLEYYHMLLKIGFKEIEVGFPAASETEYAFLRTLIEQNLIPEDVTIQVLTQSRDHIIEKTFKALVGVKKAVVHLYNSTSVAQREQVFKMSREEIVEIAVSGARLLKKYAAETEGNFQFEYSPESFTGTEMEFALEICNQVLDVFEPTPENKVIINLPATVSLSMPHVYASQIEYMSEHLKYRDNVILSLHPHNDRGTAVADAELGLLAGGQRIEGTLFGNGERTGNVDIVTLALNLFSHGVDPGLNFASMLEITAKYEALTRMKVHDRQPYGGKLVFAAFSGSHQDAITKGIKWREEHECHYWNVPYLLIDPQDIGREYEGDVIRINSQSGKGGIAYMLEQHYALDLPAKMREAFGYKVKNVSDNLHKELMPEEIKDIFFKEYVNIENPIKFLNFHFLNHDDFQTTVTLEFKGEIQELSGEGDGRLDAISNALQARLGLSYSNLIYKEHALELGSKSQAVSYVGVTGPDGVIHWGCGIHTDIFTSSVKALISAINTMIKDSAAV; encoded by the coding sequence ATGAAGAATGTGGACAATTATCGCCGAGGGTATTTCATGCCCCCTGTCAAAAGCTTAAAGTGGGCGGAGAAGGAGTATATTACTACGCCACCCACCTGGTGCAGCGTTGATCTGCGGGACGGCAACCAGGCCTTGGTGGTGCCGATGAGCCTGGAAGAAAAACTGGAATATTATCACATGCTCTTGAAGATTGGCTTTAAGGAGATTGAGGTGGGTTTCCCGGCCGCCTCGGAAACAGAGTATGCTTTCCTGCGCACCCTTATTGAGCAGAATTTGATTCCTGAAGATGTGACCATTCAGGTCTTGACCCAATCCCGTGACCATATTATCGAAAAGACCTTCAAAGCTTTGGTGGGAGTCAAAAAGGCAGTCGTCCATCTCTATAATTCCACCTCTGTAGCCCAGCGGGAGCAGGTCTTTAAAATGAGCCGGGAGGAGATTGTGGAGATCGCCGTCAGTGGTGCCCGGCTGCTGAAAAAGTATGCCGCAGAGACGGAAGGGAATTTCCAATTTGAATATTCGCCGGAGAGCTTTACCGGTACAGAGATGGAGTTTGCCCTGGAAATCTGCAATCAGGTCCTGGATGTGTTTGAACCTACCCCGGAAAACAAAGTGATTATTAACCTGCCGGCCACCGTTTCCCTGTCCATGCCCCACGTCTATGCCAGTCAGATTGAATATATGAGCGAGCATCTCAAATATCGGGACAATGTGATCTTATCCCTCCATCCCCATAATGATCGGGGTACTGCCGTAGCTGATGCGGAGCTGGGCTTGCTGGCCGGTGGTCAACGCATCGAGGGGACCTTGTTTGGCAATGGGGAACGCACCGGCAATGTGGATATCGTCACCTTAGCCCTTAACCTGTTTTCCCATGGTGTGGACCCCGGCCTCAACTTCGCAAGCATGTTGGAAATCACGGCCAAGTATGAAGCGTTGACCCGGATGAAAGTCCATGACCGCCAGCCTTATGGGGGCAAGCTGGTTTTTGCAGCCTTCTCAGGTTCCCATCAGGATGCCATCACCAAGGGCATAAAATGGCGGGAAGAGCATGAGTGCCACTATTGGAATGTGCCCTATCTGCTTATCGATCCCCAGGACATCGGCCGGGAGTATGAGGGAGATGTGATCCGCATTAATAGCCAGTCGGGTAAGGGGGGCATCGCCTATATGCTGGAACAGCATTATGCTCTTGATTTGCCGGCTAAGATGCGGGAAGCCTTCGGCTATAAGGTGAAAAATGTCTCCGATAACCTGCACAAAGAACTCATGCCTGAAGAAATCAAGGATATTTTCTTCAAGGAATATGTCAATATTGAGAACCCCATTAAATTCCTCAACTTCCACTTCCTCAACCATGATGATTTTCAGACTACGGTTACTCTTGAGTTCAAGGGTGAGATTCAGGAGTTATCCGGGGAAGGGGACGGTCGTTTGGATGCCATCAGCAATGCTCTCCAGGCTCGCTTGGGGTTATCCTACTCTAACCTGATCTATAAAGAGCATGCTTTGGAATTAGGCTCCAAGTCACAAGCCGTTTCCTATGTGGGAGTCACCGGTCCGGATGGGGTGATTCATTGGGGATGCGGAATTCACACCGATATCTTTACTTCTTCGGTTAAAGCGTTGATCAGTGCTATTAACACCATGATCAAGGATTCAGCTGCGGTTTAA
- a CDS encoding enoyl-CoA hydratase/isomerase family protein codes for MSETLLWEKQNDGIAYVIINKPERRNAMDADLMVKMVQVLEQLDQDTDVRVIILKGQGDHFSSGGDLKAGVGGEPTVENSRAALQKFIFAARKIQEMEKPVIAMVKGYAVGGGMSLAMVCDIVFASEDAKFSSNFLKVGITPEMGAMLLMPMMMGAQRAKELWFTGRVIDAAEAKELGFVNRVYTAEEIENATRNFAADLAQMPALPVRITKRITNSTLFNLLNSVMEAELQSTPFCTQTEEHKSLIEAFKNRKK; via the coding sequence ATGTCCGAGACTTTATTATGGGAAAAACAAAATGACGGTATCGCTTATGTAATTATTAATAAACCGGAACGCAGAAATGCTATGGATGCCGATTTGATGGTGAAGATGGTACAAGTTTTGGAGCAACTGGATCAGGATACGGATGTCAGGGTTATCATCCTCAAAGGTCAAGGGGATCACTTCAGCTCGGGGGGCGATTTGAAAGCGGGGGTCGGCGGTGAGCCCACTGTTGAGAATTCCAGAGCAGCCTTACAAAAGTTTATTTTTGCCGCAAGAAAGATCCAAGAGATGGAAAAGCCTGTCATTGCTATGGTCAAAGGCTATGCTGTGGGCGGAGGCATGAGCTTAGCCATGGTTTGCGATATTGTGTTTGCGTCGGAGGATGCCAAATTCAGCTCCAATTTCCTCAAAGTAGGAATTACACCGGAAATGGGTGCTATGCTGCTAATGCCCATGATGATGGGTGCTCAAAGAGCAAAGGAATTGTGGTTTACAGGAAGAGTTATTGATGCAGCGGAAGCAAAAGAGTTGGGATTTGTTAACAGAGTCTATACTGCGGAAGAAATTGAGAACGCTACCCGGAACTTTGCCGCAGACTTAGCCCAAATGCCTGCTCTTCCGGTCAGAATCACCAAACGGATTACCAATTCAACTCTGTTTAATTTATTGAACTCGGTGATGGAAGCGGAGCTTCAATCCACTCCTTTTTGCACCCAGACGGAAGAGCATAAATCTTTAATTGAAGCGTTTAAAAACCGGAAAAAATAA
- the polC gene encoding DNA polymerase III subunit alpha, translating into MKRVQEIFRNFEAGVSLNTAIVKAVVLKEKSKTLEMKISSDNYIEVSDLESLNQFIREQLTLEDSEIIVEYSEGTPKKPIEEELKKIISLLARKHPLLKSALNNCDFDITDQSIQLTFKIAVSYLLKGKGYDKIIQEAIKNLYGAHYTVHFADKVNPEDLVRLQEATQEKELQLIQKERLAVPPSPTPAERPKEAAPVPAESKADDGKKSDPQLILGRNAAIKDKVIKVTDITPDEGKIALQGELSNIEAKELKSGKTLVSFDLYDGSSSITCKSFLKPGEDSEVVSRLQKAKGVKLSGNAGFSKFSGEIEVIAHTIVETEGVKKYIRQDLAKAKRVELHLHTQMSQMDAMSGATDLIKRAMNWGMKAIAITDHGVVQSFPEAHKLLGRDNPNMKVIYGVEAYLAPDKKPSVTHPKGQSIDTTYCVLDLETTGFSAATEKITEIGIMKIQGGKIIDQFGCFVNPEKPIPARVVEVTNITDDMVRDAETIDQVFPKILNFIEGSVLVAHNADFDMGFLKHNAKVLGYDFDYTYLDTLSLAKELFPDYKTYKLGRIAKNLGIKVEVAHRALDDVGTTVKVFNIMVDMLKERGVETLEDIDLKAADEAARKDEYKKLKTYHAIILAKDYTGLKNLYKLVSYSHLDYFYKKPRILKSLYKKYSEGLILGSACSEGELYQAILLGRSEEEIESIAEEYDYLEIQPLGNNDYLIRTEQVPGKDYLMEINRKIVALGEKLNKPVVATGDVHFLDPEDEIYRRILEAGQGFKDADQQPPLYLKTTEEMLEEFSYLGEDKAYEVVVTNTNLIADLCEPISPISSEKATPHIEGCEETIKEIAFGKAHELYGNPLPDIVQQRLDRELDSIIKNGFSVMYIIAQKLVWKSNEDGYLVGSRGSVGSSVAAYMTGITEVNALPPHYRCPSCKYSDFSDHGPKIGFDLPDRECPVCGTQLDKDGIDIPFETFLGFNGDKEPDIDLNFSGEYQAKAHKYTEVIFGKGTTFKAGTIGTIADKTAFGYVRKYFEEKNRTANKAEIIRISKGCTGIKRTSGQHPGGIIVVPKGREIFEFCPVQHPADDPNSDIITTHFDYHSIDQNLLKLDILGHDDPTVIRMLQDITGVDPKTIPMDDKKTMSLFSSTEALGVTPEQINSKVGTFGIPEFGTRFVRGMLLDTLPKAFEDLICISGLSHGTDVWLGNAKDLIDAGTVTLSEAVCTRDEIMTYLIRKGLPPNTAFKIMEIVRKGKALKEPKWPEYETLMREHDVPEWYIDSCRKIKYMFPKAHAAAYVMMAFRIAWFKVHIPLAYYAAYFTIRAKAFDAEFMIFGKEKVKAKMKEIEALGNQAAPKDKDMYDDLEIVLEMYERGFSFLPIDIYASHATKFQVEGNALRPPLNSISGMGTIAAEGLYNAAQEKPFNSLEDVKKRGKIGNSTMELLSKFDCLKGIPESDQISFFDLIS; encoded by the coding sequence ATGAAAAGAGTTCAGGAGATTTTCAGGAATTTTGAAGCTGGGGTCAGCTTAAACACAGCTATCGTCAAAGCCGTGGTGCTGAAAGAGAAGAGCAAGACCCTGGAAATGAAGATCAGCTCGGATAACTATATAGAGGTCAGCGACCTTGAATCTCTGAATCAATTTATAAGAGAACAATTGACTTTAGAGGATTCTGAGATTATCGTCGAGTACTCTGAGGGTACTCCCAAAAAGCCCATCGAAGAGGAGCTCAAGAAAATCATCAGCTTGCTGGCCCGCAAACATCCTCTTTTGAAATCTGCCCTCAATAATTGCGACTTCGACATCACGGATCAATCCATACAGCTTACCTTTAAGATTGCTGTTTCTTACTTACTCAAAGGCAAGGGCTATGACAAGATCATTCAAGAGGCGATTAAAAACCTCTATGGTGCCCATTATACCGTTCATTTCGCCGATAAAGTCAACCCTGAAGATTTAGTCCGGCTGCAAGAGGCTACCCAGGAAAAAGAACTTCAGCTGATTCAAAAAGAGAGGCTGGCGGTCCCCCCTAGTCCAACCCCTGCCGAACGCCCTAAAGAGGCTGCACCTGTGCCGGCGGAGAGCAAAGCTGATGATGGCAAAAAAAGCGATCCCCAGCTTATTTTGGGCCGTAATGCCGCCATTAAAGATAAGGTCATCAAAGTTACCGACATTACCCCCGATGAAGGCAAGATTGCTCTTCAAGGGGAACTGTCCAATATCGAAGCCAAAGAATTAAAAAGCGGCAAAACTTTAGTGTCCTTTGATCTCTATGACGGCTCAAGCTCCATCACCTGTAAGTCCTTCCTCAAACCCGGTGAAGACAGTGAGGTCGTATCCAGACTGCAGAAGGCTAAAGGAGTTAAGCTTTCCGGAAATGCCGGCTTCAGCAAGTTCTCCGGGGAAATAGAGGTCATCGCCCACACCATCGTGGAAACAGAAGGTGTAAAAAAATATATACGACAGGATCTGGCCAAGGCCAAACGGGTGGAGCTGCACCTGCATACCCAAATGAGCCAGATGGATGCCATGAGCGGTGCCACGGATCTCATCAAACGGGCCATGAACTGGGGGATGAAAGCCATTGCCATTACCGATCATGGTGTGGTTCAGTCTTTCCCGGAAGCTCATAAACTCCTGGGCAGAGATAATCCCAATATGAAGGTCATCTATGGCGTGGAAGCTTATTTGGCACCGGATAAGAAACCCTCCGTAACCCATCCTAAAGGCCAGAGTATTGATACTACCTATTGTGTACTGGACCTGGAAACCACCGGCTTCTCAGCCGCCACCGAAAAGATCACGGAAATCGGGATCATGAAGATCCAAGGGGGCAAGATCATCGATCAATTCGGCTGTTTTGTCAATCCGGAGAAACCCATCCCCGCCCGGGTCGTGGAGGTAACCAACATCACCGATGACATGGTCAGGGACGCTGAGACCATCGACCAGGTTTTTCCTAAAATCCTGAATTTTATCGAAGGAAGCGTTTTGGTTGCTCATAATGCTGATTTTGATATGGGCTTCCTGAAGCACAACGCGAAAGTCTTAGGCTATGATTTTGACTATACCTATTTGGATACCCTGTCCTTAGCCAAGGAACTTTTCCCGGATTACAAAACCTATAAACTAGGGAGAATTGCCAAGAATCTAGGCATTAAAGTCGAGGTCGCTCACCGGGCCCTCGATGATGTGGGCACCACCGTTAAGGTGTTCAATATCATGGTAGACATGCTTAAAGAGCGGGGGGTAGAGACCCTTGAGGACATTGACCTGAAGGCGGCGGATGAGGCGGCCAGGAAAGATGAATATAAAAAGCTTAAGACCTATCATGCTATTATTTTAGCTAAGGATTATACCGGGCTCAAAAACTTATATAAGCTGGTCTCCTATTCTCATCTTGACTATTTTTATAAAAAACCCCGTATCTTGAAGAGTCTCTATAAAAAGTACTCAGAAGGCTTAATTCTCGGCAGTGCCTGCAGTGAAGGGGAGCTTTATCAAGCCATCCTGCTGGGCCGCTCGGAGGAGGAAATCGAGTCCATCGCCGAAGAATACGATTATCTGGAGATCCAGCCTCTGGGGAATAATGATTACCTGATTAGAACCGAGCAGGTGCCGGGTAAAGACTATCTCATGGAGATCAATCGCAAGATTGTCGCCTTGGGCGAGAAACTCAACAAACCTGTCGTAGCCACAGGGGATGTGCATTTTCTGGATCCCGAAGATGAAATCTACCGGCGGATCCTGGAAGCAGGCCAGGGCTTCAAGGATGCGGATCAGCAGCCTCCCCTCTATCTGAAAACCACAGAAGAGATGCTGGAGGAATTTTCCTATTTGGGAGAAGACAAAGCCTATGAAGTGGTGGTCACCAACACCAATCTGATCGCCGATCTCTGTGAGCCCATCAGCCCTATTTCCTCGGAAAAAGCTACTCCCCATATTGAGGGCTGTGAGGAGACCATTAAGGAGATTGCCTTTGGCAAGGCTCACGAGCTCTATGGGAACCCTTTGCCGGACATCGTTCAGCAAAGGCTGGACAGGGAGCTGGATTCCATCATCAAAAACGGCTTCTCCGTGATGTATATCATCGCCCAAAAACTGGTCTGGAAATCCAACGAAGACGGCTATCTGGTTGGGTCCCGGGGTTCTGTGGGGTCATCTGTCGCCGCCTATATGACAGGCATCACCGAGGTCAATGCCCTGCCCCCTCACTACCGCTGCCCCAGCTGCAAATACTCGGATTTCTCCGATCATGGTCCTAAGATCGGCTTTGATTTGCCGGATAGAGAATGCCCCGTCTGCGGAACCCAGCTGGATAAGGACGGCATCGATATTCCCTTTGAAACCTTCCTGGGCTTCAACGGGGATAAAGAGCCGGATATCGACTTAAACTTCTCAGGAGAGTACCAGGCTAAAGCCCACAAATACACCGAGGTTATCTTCGGTAAAGGCACCACCTTCAAAGCGGGAACCATCGGCACCATCGCTGATAAGACGGCCTTTGGCTATGTAAGGAAGTATTTTGAGGAAAAGAACCGGACTGCCAATAAAGCGGAAATCATCCGCATCTCCAAAGGCTGCACAGGCATTAAACGAACCTCGGGACAGCATCCGGGGGGCATCATCGTGGTGCCCAAAGGCCGGGAAATCTTTGAGTTCTGCCCTGTACAGCATCCTGCCGACGACCCCAATTCAGATATCATCACCACCCATTTTGACTACCACTCCATTGACCAGAATCTTTTAAAGCTGGATATTCTGGGCCACGATGATCCCACGGTGATCCGCATGCTTCAGGATATTACCGGAGTCGATCCGAAAACCATTCCCATGGACGATAAGAAGACCATGTCTCTCTTCTCCTCCACAGAAGCCTTGGGTGTAACCCCCGAACAGATCAACTCCAAGGTGGGGACCTTCGGCATTCCTGAATTCGGTACCCGCTTCGTCCGGGGCATGCTCCTGGATACTCTGCCTAAGGCCTTCGAAGACTTAATCTGCATCTCCGGTCTCTCCCACGGAACCGATGTGTGGCTGGGGAATGCCAAGGACTTGATCGATGCGGGAACGGTGACCCTGAGCGAGGCGGTCTGTACCCGTGACGAGATTATGACCTATCTCATTCGCAAGGGCCTCCCTCCCAACACAGCCTTTAAAATTATGGAAATAGTGCGTAAAGGTAAAGCCCTTAAAGAGCCTAAATGGCCGGAGTACGAAACCTTAATGAGAGAGCACGATGTTCCCGAATGGTACATTGACTCCTGCCGCAAGATCAAGTACATGTTCCCTAAAGCCCATGCCGCAGCCTATGTGATGATGGCCTTCCGTATCGCTTGGTTTAAGGTGCATATTCCCTTGGCCTATTACGCAGCCTATTTCACCATTCGTGCCAAAGCTTTTGACGCCGAATTTATGATCTTCGGCAAAGAAAAGGTCAAGGCAAAAATGAAAGAGATTGAGGCCCTGGGCAATCAAGCGGCACCCAAGGATAAGGATATGTACGATGATTTGGAAATCGTTTTGGAGATGTATGAGAGGGGCTTCTCCTTCCTGCCCATAGATATCTACGCATCCCATGCTACAAAATTCCAGGTGGAGGGTAATGCTTTAAGACCCCCTCTTAACAGCATCTCCGGCATGGGAACCATCGCTGCTGAAGGACTCTACAACGCCGCTCAGGAAAAACCTTTCAACTCCCTGGAGGATGTCAAGAAACGGGGCAAAATCGGGAATTCTACCATGGAATTGCTGAGTAAATTTGATTGCTTAAAAGGCATACCGGAAAGCGATCAGATCAGTTTCTTTGATCTAATCAGTTAA
- a CDS encoding MBL fold metallo-hydrolase — protein MIREIYPHIYLNEIPLPHNPLKTLNSYIVLSGDRPLILDTGFDLEVCKAAFMEGVEELQIDLQKTDLVLSHMHVDHTGLADFLAERGCQVYIGEKDGILLNNYRTSPGLIMGELNKVLNLGQEMNSTEKAVFDITPKKPLAYTPLNEGDCLETGLYQWEVINIPGHSPGHIGLYERRHKLFLGGDHILNEITPNITFFHYKIDSLGNFIRSLEKIRGYDIEQVFPAHRSLIANHRQRIDELIAHHQERLVEIAEILRDGKKTVGQTASKMHWELRYNSWDDFPLAQKWFASGEAMAHLEHLVHKGDVRRVNHDGEAYYELVN, from the coding sequence ATGATTCGTGAAATCTATCCCCATATCTATCTGAATGAGATACCCTTGCCCCATAACCCCTTAAAGACATTGAACAGCTATATCGTTCTGTCCGGGGACCGCCCCCTTATTTTGGATACAGGGTTTGACCTGGAAGTTTGTAAGGCTGCTTTTATGGAGGGGGTGGAGGAACTTCAAATCGATCTGCAAAAGACAGATTTGGTACTGAGTCATATGCATGTGGACCACACCGGGCTGGCTGACTTTTTAGCTGAGAGAGGATGCCAGGTTTATATTGGGGAGAAGGACGGCATTCTGCTCAATAATTATAGAACTTCGCCGGGCCTTATTATGGGTGAATTGAATAAGGTCTTGAATTTAGGCCAGGAAATGAATTCGACGGAGAAAGCGGTCTTTGATATTACTCCTAAAAAGCCTTTGGCCTATACTCCGCTGAATGAGGGAGACTGCTTAGAGACCGGACTCTATCAATGGGAAGTTATCAATATTCCCGGACATAGTCCGGGGCACATCGGCCTCTATGAAAGAAGGCATAAACTGTTTTTGGGCGGCGATCATATCCTCAATGAGATCACTCCCAATATCACCTTTTTTCATTACAAAATTGATAGTCTCGGGAACTTTATCAGGAGCCTGGAAAAGATCCGCGGGTATGATATTGAGCAGGTATTTCCTGCCCATCGCAGCCTTATCGCCAACCACCGGCAGCGGATCGATGAGCTGATCGCCCATCATCAAGAGCGCTTGGTGGAGATTGCGGAGATCCTGCGGGATGGCAAAAAGACGGTGGGTCAGACGGCGTCAAAAATGCACTGGGAGCTGAGATATAACAGCTGGGATGACTTTCCTCTAGCTCAAAAGTGGTTTGCTTCCGGGGAGGCGATGGCTCATCTGGAGCATTTGGTGCACAAAGGAGACGTTCGGCGGGTGAACCACGATGGGGAAGCCTATTACGAATTAGTAAACTAA
- a CDS encoding sigma-54-dependent Fis family transcriptional regulator: MHYTQEEILEAWKNFIVRGVSQEDKVHPSVARSWERCRKLGLDPWSTEFPKCDPSLLQKKRTQYAELLSLAAPVMNYLYTLLDCNISICDSDGFVFELITPLKNYPRTLGAYTDEATCGNGAVTIALKEKIPMRTDGYEHYRIISQNHSGVSSPIMIDNALVAVLNGVNPFGSLHDKALAMTITAAKLIEYCLMAGPKPAKPLELRPRIKTMIDDCSSPVLVLEHDGTIYTANHVFASSLAGSDTTGKSLGNYLADKHDLNRLLANNYEQPSEEIEFKTNFTPHKRETFRCRLLRKRQIRLLSGEVHTLLIFKKQGPVSIPHKLSKPHGIDYIGESTAWSKVDSIVQKTAKFPSNVLLLGETGTGKEVVAKAIHQRSGRKGNFVAINCGALPKDLLHSELFGYEEGAFTGARAHGSIGKFEHAHEGTLLLDEIGEMPLDMQVTLLRFLQERTITRINSNKPKKVDVRIIAATNKDMAELVRLGQFRQDLYYRLNVIEINLPPLHERKCDIPLLAEYFISELSRQYNVPSKQIHPAALQILCGYSWPGNVRELKNVIEKALILSEGLEITPDFLPEYILPSQNATSQSIPSTSRIGESEREHIINLLESYNGNIFQTAKALKMSRNTLYRKIEKYNIQLKTSAVKK; the protein is encoded by the coding sequence ATGCATTATACCCAGGAAGAAATTCTTGAGGCTTGGAAGAACTTTATAGTCCGCGGAGTGAGCCAGGAAGACAAAGTTCATCCTTCTGTGGCCCGCTCATGGGAACGATGCCGGAAGCTTGGCCTTGATCCCTGGTCAACGGAATTTCCTAAATGCGACCCCTCCTTGTTGCAGAAAAAAAGAACCCAATATGCAGAATTACTGTCTTTAGCGGCTCCGGTTATGAACTATCTTTATACTTTGCTGGATTGCAACATCAGCATCTGCGATTCTGATGGGTTTGTTTTTGAGTTGATTACCCCGTTAAAAAACTACCCCCGGACTTTAGGAGCCTATACCGATGAAGCGACTTGTGGTAACGGCGCTGTCACTATCGCCCTAAAGGAAAAAATCCCCATGAGAACCGACGGCTATGAGCATTACCGCATTATCAGTCAGAACCATTCCGGTGTGAGTTCTCCGATTATGATCGACAATGCATTGGTTGCCGTCCTCAATGGGGTCAATCCCTTTGGCAGCCTTCACGATAAAGCCCTTGCCATGACTATCACTGCAGCTAAACTCATCGAATATTGTCTGATGGCAGGGCCTAAACCCGCTAAACCTCTTGAACTCAGACCTCGGATCAAAACAATGATCGATGATTGTTCCAGCCCGGTTCTTGTTCTGGAGCATGATGGGACAATCTATACAGCCAACCATGTTTTCGCAAGCTCTTTGGCCGGTTCCGACACAACCGGCAAGTCTTTAGGGAACTATCTTGCTGACAAACATGATTTGAATCGTCTCCTCGCCAACAATTACGAACAACCCAGTGAAGAAATTGAGTTTAAAACAAATTTCACACCCCATAAAAGAGAAACCTTCCGCTGCCGGCTGCTCAGAAAACGGCAGATTCGGCTTCTTAGCGGTGAAGTCCATACCCTGCTTATTTTTAAAAAGCAAGGCCCCGTTTCTATTCCCCATAAGCTCTCCAAACCTCATGGGATTGACTATATCGGTGAAAGCACCGCTTGGTCCAAGGTAGACAGCATCGTTCAAAAAACCGCCAAATTCCCATCCAATGTGTTGCTGTTGGGGGAAACCGGGACAGGCAAAGAAGTGGTGGCTAAAGCCATCCATCAACGCAGTGGACGGAAAGGCAATTTTGTAGCTATCAATTGCGGAGCACTGCCCAAGGATTTGCTTCATAGTGAACTTTTTGGCTATGAAGAAGGGGCTTTTACCGGTGCTCGTGCCCATGGTTCCATCGGAAAATTCGAGCATGCTCATGAAGGAACCCTGCTTCTGGACGAAATAGGAGAAATGCCCCTGGACATGCAGGTAACTCTCCTGAGATTCCTCCAGGAACGGACCATCACGCGGATAAACTCCAATAAGCCCAAAAAAGTGGATGTGCGCATTATCGCCGCAACCAATAAAGATATGGCAGAGCTGGTCAGACTGGGGCAATTCCGTCAGGATCTCTATTATCGGCTCAACGTCATTGAGATCAACCTGCCGCCGCTCCATGAACGAAAGTGCGATATTCCTTTATTGGCGGAATATTTTATATCCGAATTATCCAGGCAGTATAATGTTCCATCCAAACAAATTCATCCGGCTGCTCTGCAAATCCTTTGCGGCTACAGTTGGCCGGGAAATGTCAGAGAGTTAAAAAACGTCATTGAAAAAGCGTTGATCTTGTCCGAAGGCCTAGAAATTACTCCCGACTTTTTACCTGAATATATTTTGCCTTCTCAAAATGCGACCTCTCAATCCATACCATCTACTTCCCGAATCGGGGAATCAGAACGGGAACACATCATCAACCTGCTGGAAAGCTATAACGGCAATATCTTTCAAACGGCAAAAGCCTTAAAGATGTCCCGCAACACCTTGTACCGCAAAATTGAAAAATACAATATTCAACTAAAAACTTCAGCAGTGAAAAAGTAA